The following proteins are co-located in the Pedobacter sp. FW305-3-2-15-E-R2A2 genome:
- a CDS encoding DUF4998 domain-containing protein has product MKHNILNRLFKLPRLVLLAMMAITLASCEKADKYKEFVKDGEISYIGKLDSVKVYSGKNRVMIKGMITSDPKIVECRVFWNNKKDSLVIPVTKEMIADTIHRFVNIATEGFQNFLIYTYDAAGNRSIPVNTSGRTYGSRYQAGLTNRDITDAKTDETTGITTLNWLGMDRLTGVFATDITYTKLNNQSATVRIPIDSSRIALKDFKYGSTINYKTLFLPDTISVDTFYSAVSTRQIVAPAFLKINVTNTYLKNAGGNFSRSSWDNSRWGLVADWTTSAGAKNVNNTYGSYEFRNGSGMISFEAGWGLPGITDALIYQTVSLPAGTYSFEANGLDQNAGGTRYIAVAAGSSLPLVADIPTAAIKYGILNPQPATATVKLEFTLTQTTQVSIGFAASMPANGYYTKIGNVRLYTIQNL; this is encoded by the coding sequence ATGAAACATAATATATTAAATCGCCTGTTTAAGCTGCCTCGTTTAGTGCTGCTTGCGATGATGGCGATAACGCTTGCTTCTTGCGAAAAGGCGGATAAGTACAAAGAGTTCGTTAAAGATGGCGAGATTTCCTATATCGGTAAACTGGATTCCGTGAAAGTTTACTCCGGTAAGAACCGGGTCATGATCAAAGGCATGATCACTTCAGATCCGAAAATTGTTGAATGCAGGGTCTTCTGGAACAATAAAAAAGATTCCCTGGTGATACCCGTGACGAAAGAAATGATCGCTGATACGATTCATCGGTTTGTCAATATTGCCACTGAAGGTTTTCAGAACTTTTTGATCTATACTTATGATGCGGCAGGAAACCGTTCAATCCCGGTAAATACTTCCGGACGTACTTATGGAAGCCGATACCAGGCTGGGTTGACAAACAGAGACATTACGGATGCAAAGACGGATGAAACTACGGGTATTACTACCCTGAATTGGTTGGGTATGGACCGTTTAACCGGTGTATTTGCGACGGATATCACGTATACCAAGCTCAACAACCAGTCGGCCACAGTCAGAATTCCTATAGATTCTTCCAGAATCGCTTTGAAGGATTTCAAATATGGTTCCACGATCAATTACAAAACGCTGTTTTTACCGGACACGATCAGCGTCGATACCTTTTACTCGGCGGTCAGCACAAGACAGATCGTGGCACCTGCATTCCTCAAAATAAACGTGACCAATACCTATCTTAAGAATGCCGGTGGCAATTTTTCCAGATCTAGCTGGGACAATTCCAGATGGGGTTTGGTGGCCGACTGGACCACAAGTGCCGGAGCAAAGAACGTGAACAATACTTACGGGAGTTATGAATTCAGAAATGGCTCGGGGATGATTTCCTTCGAAGCGGGCTGGGGACTTCCGGGGATAACCGATGCATTGATTTATCAAACGGTTAGTCTGCCTGCGGGAACCTATTCTTTTGAAGCAAATGGTCTCGATCAGAATGCAGGAGGAACTCGGTATATCGCAGTAGCAGCAGGTAGCTCATTACCGCTGGTTGCCGATATTCCAACTGCTGCCATTAAATATGGAATCTTAAATCCTCAACCGGCCACTGCCACAGTGAAGTTAGAATTTACCTTAACGCAAACCACCCAGGTGTCGATCGGTTTTGCTGCTTCAATGCCGGCCAATGGCTATTATACTAAAATTGGAAACGTTCGCCTTTATACCATTCAGAATTTGTAA
- a CDS encoding glycoside hydrolase: MRHKKIYFISLMSLLFSTKQAAIAQQSPMPSVASDTQKPIILLDSGSFNSPAKFKSRWNMFYPWGTDHNGAARMYKKQVSILSGGVLQIKANRHEAWEGKSTADPKLRIFYHSGAVHLKEKIMVTGAKPRWVISGDFQVPSTKGTWPAFWITGSESWPPESDIMEFKGTDTTWQNTATGPDWKHLSWQNKLSAVPKPQDWHNYKIVMEKTSSTDVSIEYYVDNVKTDTHTANFVDKPFWLIINMQMGGDSGTAARSLKTAVMKGRNVYVAAYSN, from the coding sequence ATGCGCCACAAAAAGATATATTTCATCAGTTTGATGTCCCTGCTTTTCAGCACAAAACAAGCCGCAATTGCACAGCAAAGCCCAATGCCCTCAGTAGCATCCGACACTCAAAAACCAATCATTTTACTCGACTCGGGTTCGTTTAACAGTCCGGCTAAATTTAAATCACGCTGGAATATGTTCTATCCCTGGGGCACAGACCACAACGGTGCCGCAAGGATGTATAAAAAACAGGTCTCCATCCTTTCCGGAGGTGTGCTGCAAATTAAGGCAAATCGCCACGAAGCCTGGGAAGGCAAGAGCACTGCTGATCCCAAACTAAGGATCTTTTATCATTCCGGAGCAGTGCACCTGAAAGAGAAAATAATGGTCACTGGAGCGAAACCCAGATGGGTCATCAGTGGTGATTTTCAGGTGCCTTCAACTAAAGGGACATGGCCCGCATTCTGGATCACAGGCTCAGAAAGCTGGCCGCCGGAAAGTGACATCATGGAGTTTAAAGGCACAGATACCACCTGGCAAAACACCGCTACCGGACCGGATTGGAAACACCTGTCCTGGCAAAATAAGTTAAGCGCAGTTCCTAAGCCCCAGGACTGGCACAACTATAAAATTGTGATGGAAAAGACCTCATCCACCGATGTCAGCATTGAATATTACGTCGACAATGTGAAGACTGATACGCACACCGCAAACTTTGTCGACAAGCCTTTCTGGCTGATCATCAATATGCAAATGGGAGGGGATAGTGGTACCGCAGCCCGGTCTTTAAAGACCGCAGTAATGAAGGGAAGAAATGTCTATGTAGCCGCCTATTCTAATTAA
- a CDS encoding two-component regulator propeller domain-containing protein: MRLLPILILVAYFLVQSANLKAQSWPAENGKSPYGNYALKTYTISDGLPSKNTTATFKDKRGFIWVGTENGLCRFDGYTFKIFYHRPGDRSSISNNFISTIVEDRKGRLWVGTMDGLNLMDPLTEKFQSFYHNESVASSISNNKIWSLLCDKQGVIWVGTDDGFNKYQEATKSFTVYQPNQKSPNAMVGKSVNSIIEDGQGRLWLGNWSGGLNSFDKRTQQFKNFPQKQLPGLKNPNDVWAIAYDEKGAIWVGTYWSGLFRFDLKNNTFSAIKAPDKNNPGIYSILPVSGNTLLVGGSNGFHWLDTENNKWEPIKNLVNYAFGDAYKDRDGIIWINAKNGFIKIDSKQYKFDLKALQLGGAEVKSLASKDDQIWVGTNKGLYTFDYKSGKLSAFRKNGTPNSLESNDISKLYFDAKGTLWILTEDGFDSYDPQGKTFSHHDHHSALGSLFNEDVFRDILEVEPGIYYLATDAGLKVYNSHNHTFKHYYSNKNDKYALSNNHLYSLLKDQKGDIWIGTYGGGLNRFNPRTERFEVFRSEERSNGRISSNIIRALFQDSRQNIWVATPDGLNRFEAKDQKFVVYSKKDGFASNVFRDIAEDRNGNIWVATESGLSRFDPKSMKVRNFDEADGVYVNSVLLNDGKDIYLAGALGLIRFDPLAIPLNKIIPPVYITDFQLFNKSVVPDPNGPLKQNLNLSTELTLDYEQSVFSFEFVGLNYRYPEKNEYAYKLVGFDKKWNQVGTQRKATYTNLNPGTYQFHIRASNNDGVWNEQGKVLIINIRPPWYWTWWAYTLYAATIALLIYLYLLYRNKQADLKYKIKVASIESEKEKELNEKKLSFFTNISHEFRTPLTLIINPIKELLYHDDKDVDTSNLNIVYRNAKRLLSLVDQLLLFRKADAQADKLKAADLDIVNLCKEVYLCFSHQANSRGIAYDFVSSSDHIWIYADREKLEIAIFNLLSNAIKFTPEGGSVRLEILEIQDQLSIKVIDTGCGIPEAAGEKIYNRFYQETDENSSLRTGFGIGLFLVRNFIENHGGSITYTSVPNEGTTFVISLKKGKHHIHPDQVIPVSESSSMLLMELAEEQDHTRAEEERVTAEPQDEALASEKKTILIIDDNKSIRDYLLSIFKPYYHLHVATSGEEGMTMIRELLPDFIISDVMMQGISGIEICSLVKEDPALSHIPVVLLTASSSPEIKLKGLETGADDYISKPFDKDLLIARVAGILKSKNSLQKYFYNEITLNPTTSKISAEYRDFLQECIRIVEQHITDPNFTIQVLAEEIGISRSSLFNKIKSISGRSSNSFIRFIRLRKAAEIFINTDNTISETMFMVGINDIKYFREQFNKLFHMNPSDYIRKYRKNFSNNITLSKELKKK, encoded by the coding sequence ATGCGTTTACTGCCAATTCTTATTCTTGTTGCGTATTTTTTGGTGCAGTCTGCAAACCTTAAAGCGCAGTCATGGCCGGCAGAGAATGGCAAGTCTCCCTATGGCAATTACGCGCTTAAAACCTATACCATTTCTGATGGCCTTCCTTCTAAAAATACGACGGCTACCTTTAAGGATAAAAGAGGGTTTATCTGGGTAGGCACGGAAAATGGGCTTTGCCGTTTTGATGGTTATACTTTCAAAATATTTTACCATAGGCCCGGCGATAGGTCCTCGATCAGCAATAACTTCATCAGTACGATCGTAGAAGACCGCAAAGGCAGACTATGGGTAGGAACGATGGACGGATTAAATTTAATGGATCCGCTGACCGAAAAGTTCCAGTCCTTTTACCACAACGAATCCGTCGCTTCCTCGATCAGTAACAACAAAATATGGTCTCTGCTTTGCGATAAACAGGGGGTCATCTGGGTAGGAACTGATGATGGCTTTAACAAATACCAGGAAGCCACAAAATCCTTTACCGTTTATCAGCCCAATCAAAAATCACCAAATGCCATGGTGGGTAAATCTGTCAACTCAATTATTGAAGACGGACAGGGCAGGCTATGGCTGGGGAACTGGAGTGGGGGATTAAACAGTTTCGATAAACGTACACAGCAATTCAAAAACTTTCCACAAAAACAACTGCCGGGACTTAAAAATCCGAACGATGTATGGGCAATCGCTTATGATGAAAAAGGAGCGATCTGGGTAGGTACCTATTGGAGCGGATTGTTTCGATTTGACCTTAAAAATAATACCTTCAGCGCCATTAAAGCTCCGGATAAAAACAATCCGGGCATTTATAGCATCCTACCGGTATCGGGTAATACTTTACTGGTTGGCGGAAGCAATGGTTTTCATTGGCTGGATACAGAAAATAACAAATGGGAGCCGATAAAAAATCTGGTCAACTATGCCTTTGGCGATGCCTATAAAGACCGGGACGGCATCATCTGGATCAATGCAAAAAATGGCTTTATAAAGATCGACAGCAAACAATACAAATTCGACCTGAAAGCGCTTCAGCTTGGCGGTGCCGAAGTGAAAAGCCTTGCCAGTAAAGATGATCAGATCTGGGTGGGGACGAATAAAGGATTGTACACCTTCGATTACAAATCCGGAAAACTCTCGGCATTCAGGAAAAATGGAACACCCAACAGCCTGGAAAGTAACGACATCAGTAAGCTTTATTTCGATGCTAAAGGAACGCTGTGGATCCTGACGGAAGATGGATTTGACAGTTATGACCCACAGGGGAAAACATTTTCGCATCATGACCATCATTCCGCTTTGGGGAGCCTGTTTAATGAAGATGTTTTCCGGGATATCCTGGAGGTTGAACCAGGAATCTATTACCTGGCTACCGATGCCGGGCTTAAAGTTTACAACAGCCATAACCATACCTTCAAACATTATTACAGCAATAAGAATGATAAATATGCCCTGAGCAATAACCACTTATATTCCTTGTTAAAGGATCAGAAAGGAGACATCTGGATCGGGACTTATGGAGGCGGTCTGAACCGTTTCAATCCGCGAACAGAACGTTTCGAGGTTTTCCGTTCAGAGGAACGTTCCAATGGCAGAATCAGCAGCAACATCATCAGAGCGCTGTTTCAGGATTCCCGGCAAAACATTTGGGTAGCTACACCAGATGGATTGAATAGATTTGAAGCTAAGGATCAGAAATTTGTGGTCTACTCAAAAAAGGATGGCTTTGCGAGCAATGTATTCAGGGACATTGCAGAAGACCGCAATGGGAACATCTGGGTGGCTACGGAAAGCGGACTTTCGAGATTTGATCCTAAAAGCATGAAGGTCCGGAATTTTGATGAGGCGGATGGGGTGTATGTGAACTCCGTACTGCTGAACGACGGCAAAGACATTTACCTCGCAGGAGCATTGGGCCTGATCAGGTTTGATCCCCTGGCCATTCCACTCAATAAAATTATTCCTCCTGTTTATATTACAGATTTTCAGTTGTTTAATAAATCTGTGGTCCCTGATCCAAACGGACCATTAAAACAAAACCTGAACCTTAGCACTGAATTGACGCTTGATTATGAGCAAAGCGTGTTCTCCTTTGAATTCGTCGGACTCAACTACCGCTATCCGGAAAAAAATGAATATGCCTATAAATTGGTTGGCTTTGATAAAAAGTGGAATCAGGTCGGAACACAGAGAAAAGCCACCTATACGAACTTAAATCCGGGCACTTATCAATTCCACATCAGGGCCTCCAATAACGATGGCGTCTGGAACGAACAGGGAAAGGTATTGATCATCAACATTCGTCCGCCTTGGTACTGGACCTGGTGGGCTTACACGCTCTATGCAGCCACAATTGCGCTGCTCATCTACCTGTACCTGCTTTATCGAAATAAACAGGCCGACCTGAAATACAAAATAAAAGTAGCGAGTATAGAAAGTGAAAAAGAAAAAGAACTCAATGAAAAGAAACTCTCTTTCTTTACGAACATCTCTCACGAGTTCCGTACGCCTTTAACGCTGATCATCAATCCGATTAAGGAATTGCTGTACCATGACGATAAAGATGTGGATACGAGTAACCTCAATATCGTCTACCGGAATGCAAAAAGGTTATTGAGTCTGGTAGATCAGCTCTTGCTCTTCAGGAAAGCGGATGCTCAGGCAGACAAACTAAAGGCCGCAGATCTGGACATCGTCAACCTCTGCAAGGAAGTTTACCTCTGCTTTTCCCATCAGGCCAATTCCAGAGGGATTGCCTACGATTTTGTAAGCTCATCAGATCACATCTGGATCTATGCAGACCGCGAGAAACTGGAGATCGCCATATTTAACCTGTTGTCGAATGCGATTAAGTTTACACCCGAAGGAGGGAGCGTAAGACTTGAAATCCTGGAAATCCAGGATCAGCTGAGCATTAAGGTGATCGACACGGGTTGTGGCATCCCGGAAGCGGCAGGGGAGAAAATTTACAACAGGTTTTACCAGGAAACGGATGAAAACAGTTCTTTGAGAACCGGTTTTGGAATCGGATTGTTCCTGGTTCGTAATTTCATAGAAAATCATGGTGGATCCATCACGTATACAAGTGTACCCAATGAAGGGACTACTTTTGTCATCAGCCTGAAGAAAGGAAAACACCACATCCATCCCGATCAGGTGATTCCCGTGTCTGAAAGCAGTTCCATGTTGCTGATGGAGCTGGCAGAAGAACAAGACCATACAAGGGCTGAAGAAGAACGGGTCACTGCCGAACCGCAGGACGAAGCACTGGCTTCAGAAAAGAAAACGATACTGATCATCGATGATAATAAATCGATCAGGGATTATCTGCTGAGCATTTTCAAACCTTATTATCATTTGCATGTGGCCACAAGCGGAGAAGAGGGGATGACGATGATCAGGGAGCTGCTGCCTGATTTTATCATCAGTGATGTGATGATGCAAGGCATCAGCGGCATTGAAATCTGTAGCCTGGTGAAAGAGGATCCTGCTTTAAGCCATATTCCGGTAGTATTGCTTACCGCCAGTTCTTCCCCGGAGATTAAACTGAAAGGTCTGGAAACCGGAGCAGACGATTACATCAGCAAACCTTTCGACAAAGACTTACTCATCGCCAGGGTGGCCGGAATCCTGAAAAGCAAGAACAGCCTGCAGAAGTATTTCTATAACGAGATCACCCTGAACCCTACGACCTCAAAAATCTCTGCAGAATACCGGGATTTTCTGCAGGAATGTATCCGGATCGTAGAGCAACACATTACCGATCCCAATTTTACTATCCAGGTACTTGCGGAGGAAATTGGCATTTCCCGTTCCAGCTTGTTCAATAAAATAAAGTCCATTTCCGGGAGGTCTTCCAATAGCTTCATTCGTTTTATTCGTCTGAGAAAAGCAGCAGAAATTTTTATCAATACAGACAACACCATTTCGGAAACAATGTTTATGGTCGGCATCAACGACATCAAATATTTCAGGGAACAATTCAATAAACTGTTCCACATGAACCCTTCAGATTACATCCGGAAATACCGGAAGAACTTTTCCAACAACATCACCCTGAGTAAAGAGCTCAAGAAAAAATAA